The Polynucleobacter sp. HIN7 genomic interval CTCGCAACCTCGCTCCTTGGATCCGTGAACATGGAGGTGAGCCGCTAATGTGGAAGACCGGCCACTCCTTGGTCAAAGCCAAGCTGAAAGAGACTGGTGCCCCTCTAGCCGGGGAAATGAGTGGTCATATCTTCTTTAAGGATCGCTGGTTTGGCTTTGATGATGGCCTTTATACCGGCGCTCGTCTGCTAGAAATCCTCAGTCAATTTGATAACCCAAGCAAAGTACTCAACGCCCTACCCAATGCCATTTGCACCCCAGAGTTGCAACTGCCATGTGCCGAGGGTGAATCTTTTATCTTACTTGAAAAGATTAAAGCCAATCCCAAGTTTCCAAGTTCACAATCGATGAATACGATTGATGGCGTACGGGTTGAGTATGCCGATGGCTTTGGTTTGGCTCGCCCCTCGAATACAACACCGATTGTGGTACTCAGATTTGAGGCTGATTCTGAAGAGGCGATTCAACGAATCCAACAAGAATTCAAAGCAGCTCTTTTGGCGGTTAAGCCCGATGCAAAATTACCGTTTTAGCAGACCCACTTAAATCTTTTTAATTTCTTTAATCTGATTCTGTTCATCTACTAGAACAATTTTGGGGCTATGAGTTTTAGACTCGGCATTATCAACCGGTCCGTAGGTGCAAATAATGAGATGGTCTCCTACATGGGCCTTACGAGCGGCTGCACCATTTAAGGAGATCGCACCTGAGCCTCTGGGTGCCTTAATGATGTAGGTGGAAAATCGCTCACCGTTATTAATGTTATAGAGCTCTATCTTTTCGTATTCACGCATATCGGCGGCATCCATGAGATTCTCATCAATCCCACAAGAACCCTCATAATGCAAATCGGCCTCGGTCACAACCACCCGATGTAACTTTGCCAATAACATGATTC includes:
- the panD gene encoding aspartate 1-decarboxylase, giving the protein MKRIMLLAKLHRVVVTEADLHYEGSCGIDENLMDAADMREYEKIELYNINNGERFSTYIIKAPRGSGAISLNGAAARKAHVGDHLIICTYGPVDNAESKTHSPKIVLVDEQNQIKEIKKI